A genome region from Methanobrevibacter sp. includes the following:
- a CDS encoding endonuclease MutS2: MQMEKMSLQNIKGIGDKISKKIINSVGGEEELQKIVDNVDVERIINIEGISQRKAIDIMNQLLNNPKCEFIKSDRAIELYEDIINKMLAYSNTSYSKNRILLLSPSKDIEKINSQLDFVMKAKQHVSQLPIIKLKGLMKNLKEIEEPKPEYDPSKVILVETDEDNLYLTDLGLNQYYPIITANDSPLLREELMNYDLVFYVYSQGILDFEGMPNLVMINIEDNDYEIVPEKTINFFIQNKDLFSRVHEIQKIRNKKSVLGEIIPIIDELNIIDKREVDVEKLVYSLKEDMDNELENSIKQVDLEGDEILNLLNNNFPPKISKIFDEIISKRKEIIHEKTGLSFDPFLRAYPIKIDDDEIQRVTLEQSSKKENDIFDIKRNASIELNSIKNKAIEEVRDAIKFDYEFSLGSFAYEYDLCRPEFSEEIELNGALHLELALKKDENFVQTIDYQLTQDENIALLTGANSGGKTTLLETLTQISIMAQMGLPVSAKSAKIKLFDEIYHFSKKRSLDAGAFESFLNVFIPIVTTKSEKLVLLDELEGITELDAAVKIISTFIDMIKESDSYGIIVTHMARELMNYTDIRVDGIEAKGLDENYNLIVDRTPKMNFLAKSTPELILKRIYEKSDDDLKAVYARILEKF; encoded by the coding sequence ATGCAAATGGAAAAAATGTCTTTGCAAAATATTAAAGGAATTGGAGATAAAATCTCAAAAAAGATTATAAACAGTGTTGGAGGTGAAGAAGAACTCCAAAAAATTGTTGATAATGTTGATGTTGAAAGAATAATTAATATCGAAGGAATAAGTCAGAGGAAAGCCATCGACATAATGAATCAATTGTTAAACAATCCCAAATGCGAATTTATAAAAAGTGACAGGGCAATAGAGCTTTATGAAGATATTATCAATAAAATGCTGGCATATTCCAACACTTCATATTCAAAAAATAGAATTTTATTGCTTTCACCATCAAAAGATATTGAAAAAATAAATTCACAGCTCGATTTTGTGATGAAGGCAAAACAGCACGTCTCACAGCTTCCAATAATAAAATTAAAAGGATTAATGAAAAATTTAAAAGAAATCGAAGAACCGAAACCAGAATATGATCCAAGCAAAGTCATTCTTGTTGAAACAGACGAGGACAATTTATATCTTACGGATTTAGGATTGAATCAATATTATCCAATCATTACTGCCAACGATTCACCTTTACTTAGAGAAGAACTTATGAATTATGATTTGGTATTTTACGTTTATTCACAGGGAATACTCGATTTTGAAGGTATGCCAAATCTTGTAATGATAAATATTGAAGATAATGATTATGAAATCGTTCCAGAAAAGACAATAAACTTTTTTATACAAAATAAAGATTTGTTTTCAAGAGTTCATGAAATACAAAAAATCAGGAATAAAAAAAGCGTACTGGGAGAAATTATTCCGATTATTGATGAACTAAATATTATTGATAAAAGAGAAGTGGATGTTGAAAAACTTGTTTATTCTCTAAAAGAGGATATGGATAACGAATTGGAAAATTCAATTAAACAAGTAGACCTTGAAGGAGATGAAATTCTTAACTTATTAAACAACAACTTCCCGCCAAAGATTAGTAAAATATTTGATGAGATTATAAGTAAAAGAAAAGAAATCATACATGAAAAAACAGGGTTAAGTTTTGATCCATTTTTAAGAGCATACCCGATTAAAATTGATGATGATGAAATTCAAAGAGTAACGCTTGAACAATCATCTAAAAAAGAGAATGATATTTTTGACATTAAACGAAATGCATCCATAGAATTAAATTCTATTAAAAATAAAGCTATTGAAGAAGTTAGAGATGCAATTAAATTTGACTATGAATTTAGTTTAGGCAGCTTTGCATACGAATATGATTTATGCAGACCAGAATTTAGTGAAGAAATAGAATTAAATGGAGCGTTGCATTTAGAACTTGCACTTAAAAAAGATGAAAATTTTGTTCAAACAATTGATTATCAGCTAACACAAGACGAAAATATCGCACTATTGACAGGGGCCAACAGCGGAGGTAAAACAACACTTCTTGAAACCTTAACACAAATATCCATAATGGCCCAAATGGGACTTCCAGTAAGTGCAAAAAGTGCGAAAATCAAATTATTTGATGAGATTTATCATTTCTCTAAAAAAAGATCACTTGATGCCGGAGCATTCGAATCATTCTTAAATGTATTCATACCAATCGTTACCACAAAAAGTGAAAAATTAGTACTGTTAGATGAATTGGAAGGAATAACCGAACTGGATGCTGCAGTTAAAATCATATCCACATTCATAGATATGATAAAAGAATCAGATTCATATGGAATAATTGTTACCCATATGGCAAGAGAACTCATGAACTATACTGACATTAGAGTTGACGGTATCGAGGCAAAAGGATTAGATGAAAATTATAATTTAATCGTAGATAGAACCCCTAAAATGAATTTCCTCGCTAAAAGTACTCCGGAATTAATTTTAAAAAGAATTTATGAAAAATCAGACGACGATTTAAAGGCAGTATATGCTAGAATTTTAGAAAAATTCTAA